AGTCGGCTCGTTAGTTCTGATCGCCCTCTTGGCGAATGTGACGTTCAACAGAGATACACTGACTGCACTGAGCAACTTCACCGTGAAATACGAGTCTGAGCGTTTATACAACGGAGATTGGGTGGATTACTTCCCGCTCACGCTGCATGACGTCAATGGCGATGGCAGCATGGAGATCATCACGTACGGCAATGCCGAGGAGCTTCCACTTCCTGAAGAAATTGAAAAGCCAGAGACAGAAGAAGAGAAAAAAGCAATGGCGGAAAAGCTGCGCCACTTGCAGGCGGAACCTGTTTCTCTTTACGTCCTGACCTGGAAAGACGGCCAAATGGTGCGGATGCCGATTGACCAGATCCCGGCAGATACCTTGGAGATCATCAAGGAAAAATTGCCGACCGATTACCCTGGCTTCCCGTATTACACGATGAAAGACGGTCAGTTGGTACCGAATGTACAACGCCAACCATATGCAGAAGGCATGATGCAAATCGGAACGGCACCATATCGTGCGTTTATGCTTGATATGGAAAATATCGCAAACCTGCTGGTGGAAAACGAAGGCAGTATGGACCTGCGTCAAATCATCGGCTCGAAATACACGGATCTGCATATCAAGGATGGTATGCTGACAGGAAACTACGATGGCAAGCCTTTTGGCGGCACGACAAAAGCAACCAAGCTGATGACCACCATGATGCTGCCAGATGGCCGCGAGGGCCTCGTTGTTATGGGCGAGCACCTGAGTGTACTGTCTGTCGAGCCAGATGGCACACTGACAGAATCGTACACACTGACACGCAAACAGGCTGAATTGGCAACAGGCGAGTTCATTCCTGCCGATATCGACAACGACAAGGTCGATGAACTACTCGTTGCAGGAAAGCCATCGTACATCTTGAAGCCGAAGCCAGACGGCACGTGGGAGATTTTGTGGGCTAGCGGAGATCGCGACAAGAGCTTCCGCTTCTCTAACTTCGCTACCATCGGCAACAACGAAAAGCCTGAGATCATAGCCAAAGCAAAGAGCTGGGTAAGTACCACAGATACTCGCTATTTGGCTGGCTATGACTACACGCCAGAGGGCTTGAAACAAAACTGGCGCATTTACATGCCGCTGATCAATGTCCAAATCGGAGATATCGACGGCGACAAGAAAAATGAAATCGTTGCGAACATGTACAATACACATCGCATTCTCGTGTTCAAGCAGCACAACATTCCGGTATTCGGACTCACAATCGCACTATTCGTGGGACTCTTGGGATACGGAGTCGTAAGGAGGTTCCGCCATGCGTAAAGCTACGAAAGCATGGGCACTGCTCGCTGCCATCTGCACAGCCTCGCTGCTCGGTGGCTGCACCTATGAATCAGGGACGAAGGCTTTTGCCACCACCAATTTTGACCAGAAGCCAGATCAAACGACCACCGTCCAAACAGAGTCAGGTGCGGAGTGGCTGAAAACGGCTCTGGAAAAAGGCAAGACGGATAAAGATGCACAAACTTACTGGTACAAGGGCCATGTAAAAAATACGATCCTGTCCCGCTCCACAACGAGCATGTTCAATGGAGCTGTCATCAACGGGAAAGGCTACAATGTAGATGCACGCATCGCAGCCCAACCGTATTCGTACTATCGGATTCACGACAAACGCTACATCAAGGCAAACGAGCAGTTTGTAACCGCTCCGGATGAGCCGCTTGCCTTCGACGTATTGAAAGGCTTCGAGGACTGGCTGCCTTTCATGGACCAGGCCGTCCAATTGCCTGAGGAAAAAGTAATTGGCGTCGTCAGCGTTCCGTTTCAATTGAAAATGACAGGAGCAGAATGGCTGAAAAATAGCCAAAGCCCACTGTTTGAACCATTGAAAAAGCAACTGGGAGAACGCCCTGATCTGGATTACATCTTGAAGGAATCCACGATCAAGACAACGTTTTGGTTCGGCAAGGAAGATCGTCTGATCCACCAGTACGAAACGTGGATCATTCTGCCGCTGCCTGAAGCCGGAACGATGGACCAACAAGTGATGTTCAACCTGTTTAAATACGATGATACGGGTGGCATTCACATCAAAGAACCGGAAGAAGTAGAAAAATATTTGTTGTACTAAAAAAGTCTGCTACCTTCGCGTGGCAGCAGACTGATCGGTACGAATCAGGACCTGACTATTATCGTCAGGTCCTTTTATTTTGAAGCAGAAGAAGTATGTCTGTCACGAAGAAAACCCCGCAGCCTTCAATGGCTCCGGGGCGGGCTATACTGTACAATTATTTTACCAATTCATCCATCAATTGCGCCAATTGCTTCGCCTGTTCACGGCGTTCGTACGGTTTCACACGCTCTGCAAAATCCGCTCCACGTTCCTCGCTACCCGTTTGTCCTTGGGCTTTCCACTCCTGATACAACTTCAAGTACGCTTGCTTGATCTCGTCTTTTTGCTCTGGATCGGCTACTTGTCCGAGACGGAAATCTTCAATAATCTCTGTCGCTTCGCCTCTTTTGTTCAGAGCAAGAATCGGGTTGCCGATCCCCATGTATTCGTAGAGCTTGCCCGGAATATACGCTCCGGCGTCAGCGGACACATCCCCGATCAGCAAGAGGGCATTCGCACCTTTCATCAGTCCGAGCGCTTCTTTATGCGGCAGGTTCCCCAGTACCCGAACGATGTCACCCAGCCCCAATGCTTCTACACAGTCGCGATTTTCGGAATACCCCGGATAATCGAACACCCCGGCAAAGCTGAGCAAGAGATCATTTCGGTCTATTGCTTTTTCATCGATGAGTTCCCGGATGGCTTGCAGGAGAAGGCGTGGGTTGCGCTTTTGATACAAAATACCGGCGTACACCGCATGAAATTTGTTCGGAGCAGCATGGCTGGCAGCCAAACCTTGAAAATCAGCCTGATCAAACCCATTGTAGATCAGCTCCATCCGCTTGATGCGGTCCTGGTGCTTCTCTCGAAAATTATAGGCGAAGGTCGCGGTAACGGTCGTGATCGCATCCGCTTGGGACATCACCGCCTCCTCCATTCGCTCTTCCATGCGCTCTCGCCATTCGATGCCAGAGGTGTGCATATTTTGCGTCCACGGATCACGGAAATCCGCTACCCATTTGCAGCCAAACTCACGGGAAAGCTTTTTCGCAACCAAATGGTTCGTTACTGGTCCCGATGTGGAAAAAATCACGTCGATCTTTTCACGGCGCATAATCTCCCGCCCCAGCTTGAGCGCATTCGGCATCCATAGGATTTGGTCGTCTGGAATCAACAAGAATGGCTTTACTTTTTTCAGCACATTGACGACCTGTTTTTTTACCTTCGCCTTGAACGAAGGCTGCGATGGTATGGACGTTGTATTGGCACTAGCTGATGCGGCTTGCCCCCCTCGATTCGGCAACAACTGCCACTCCTTCGCACGGTGAATGGTGACATCACTCGGCAGCTGTGCCAAAAGGGATGGATCGAGCGTCGCATGATAAGCAGGATCTACTGTCAGCACATGGACATTCCAGCCAAACTCCCCCAAATATTTGGCCATTTTCAACGGTCTTGGCACGCCGCCTCCACCAATAGGAGGAAATATGTAGCATATGATCAACACGTTGTGCGTATTCATTTACGTAACCGTCCTTCTCCATTTCAATTTTCCATCATCAACGATACCATAAGTGCTGTCTTATTGCGAATCTAGCGGGCATCTGCTATAGTGAAAATGGCTTTGTTTATAAATGATCGTTCATTTTTTTGGTACACCGCCTCTATTCGGTCGTACCTCCATTTACATACCTCGGTAAGAGGTTTTTTAATTACGATTCGGGTGAATTCAGATGAGCAAATTACGAGTCCTCCACGTGATTGGCGGGGGGGAATTTGGCGGTGCTGAACAACATATTCTCAATTTGGTCACTACTTTTCCTGTCGACGAAGTAGATGTCGCAGTCGTATGCTTCTATGATTCTCTATTCGCGAGTAAATTGCGGGAATCAGGCATCCAAGTCATTACACTGAATCAGTTCGGACGTTTTGACTTACGATTGCTTCAGGCTCTGCGGAATGCCTTTTCCACATTCCAACCAGCGATCATCCATACGCATGGGATTAAAGCCAATTTCTTTTCCCGACTGGCTGCTCGCGGTATGAAGGTGCCTTTGCTGACCACTGTTCACAGCTCCCTCCGTTATGATTATACAAGCTCCTTGGCCTATGCCATTGTCAGCATAATGGAAATGAGCACGAGACATTGGAACCGTCATTATATCGCGATCAGTGGTGCGATTGCCGATATTTTACGGGGGCAGGGTGTTCGTTCGGCTGACATTAGCGTGATTTATAACGGAATGGACATGAAGCCTTATCGGCAAAACCATTTACGAGCGAATGACCGCAATCGACTGCGTGCGGAATGGAACATACCAGAGGACGCCTTTTTGTTCGGGACAGCAGCTCGCTTTGTTCCCGTAAAAGGTCTCCCGATTCTGCTCGATGCTTTTCATACGCTTATGACGGACAAGAAAGAGGCCCCTTATCTCGTGTTGATTGGAGACGGCTCTGAACGTGCTGGTCTCGAAGCCAAGGTAAAAGAATTGGGGCTGGAATCGCGTGTTCGCTTCGCTGGATTTCGGCAAGATATTCCTGCTTGCTTGCATGCCTTAGATGGTTTTGTCCACTCTTCTCTGTACGAAGGGCTAGGTTATACGATCATTGAGGCGATGGCTTCGGAGGTTCCTGTCGTAGCAAGCAGTGTCGGCGGTGTGAAAGAGTTTGTTTTCGATGGCGAGACGGGGTTGATCGTAGAACCGGGAAATCCCGCTTTGTTGGCGCAAGCAATGGAACGGCTATGGACTTCACCACAGTTGCGTGAGACCATGGTGCAAAACGCGCTGAACAAAGTAGAATCCACTTTTACCATTCAACTCATGACCGAACAAATTGTTGCTCTATATCGTACGTTACTGAAGTAACGAAAAGCACGGTGAAACGCGAACAGCGGGCATCGTGCTTTTTCATATGATTTGTTTGAAGAATCTGTTTTTATGGTTGCCTACTCATGATCAATCTGGTTACATATGAATTGGAACTATTTTGTATAACAAGCTGCACCAGACAGAAAGGGTGAAAATGAGATGAAATTATTTCTTTCGGTAGACATGGAAGGTATTTCAGGTATTGTGGATACGAGCTATATTAACCCAGATTCGGGGGTTAACTATCAGCGTGGCCGCCAGTTTATGACGGACGATGCCAATGCGGTTATTGAAGCTGCACTTGAGTCTGGCGTAACGGAAATTGTTGTAGCAGACAGTCACAACACGATGAACAACATTCTCTGGGAAAAGCTCCATCCAAAAGCGAGACTGTTGGCAGGTTCTCCACGCGATTCATCCATGATGCAAGGACTCGATGAGAGCTTTGATGCAGCGATGTTTATCGGCTATCATACCCGCCAAGGGATTCCTGGCGTGCTCAGTCATACGATGTCCGGTGTTGTCCACAATATGTATATCAACGGACAGGTCGTCGGTGAGTTCGGCTTTAACGCCGCGATTGCGGGCATGCACAACGTTCCTGTTGTCATGGTGTCTGGTGATAATCTCATCGCCGTCGAAGCACAGGAACTGATTCCAGGCATTCAAACAGCGATCGTGAAAGAAGCTGTATCCCGCACAGCTGCTATCTGTCTCTCGCGTGAAGAAGCGACTGCTGAACTGAAGCGCAAGACGGCCAATGCCTTGCGCAACCGGAACAACATCCAGCCATTCCGTACAGCTGTACCTGTAGAACTGGCGATGGAATTCTCGCATGCAGGACAAGCCGAGATGGCCGCAATTGTCCCGGGCACGCGCTATGAAACAGCAACAAACACGATTTATTACAATGCAGCCAATCCGCAAGATATGTACAAAACGATGCGCGCCATGCTGAACCTGGCGTCGGGTGCTGAATTTTTTTAAAAAGCTAAGGGAGGAACGGAAGGGCTGAAATCAGTTCTTCCGTTCTCTTCTTTTTTTCCATTTTTTAATTGGTTTTATAAAGCCACTGAGAAAGAAGCGCATTTCCAGTCCTAGCGCCTCTGGAGCCCACCCTAGCTCAGCAGGGCGTAGGCCGAAGCGTAGACTGGAAATGCGCTTCTTTCCCCCACTGCAGCTACTTCAACCAAATTAAAAAAGCAGACCCATCACCTGAGTCTGCTTGTCGTTTCAGCTTTTATAGTCTCCGAACGTTCGTCGCCTGAGGACCGCGTTGACCGTTTTCTACGTCAAACTCCACCTCTTGCCCTTCGTCCAAGGATTTGTATCCTTCGCCCTGAATAGCGGAGAAGTGAACGAAAACGTCATCTCCACCATCACGCTCGATAAAACCGAAACCTTTTTCACTGTTGAACCACTTTACTCTTCCACGTTCCATTTTTGCCTCCTAGCATGTAACCCTTACATGACATTTGAAATATTGTCTTACCTCGGTTACTATTGCCATTTACGAGGCTTATTATACGTGGTCTAGTTTTTTTCTCCTATTTCGCAGCCTTTGTTGCTTCTTCTGCTTTACTCTGGTCCACAATGATTTGTCCCTTCCAGTTGCCCGCTGTTTTGCCGATCCGGTTCACATCGACATTCAAGGTGAGTGGCTGCGGTAGCTTGAATCCACTCGCGAGGAAGGCAAGAACGCCCTCTGGCTTATCGTGATCCGCTATTCCCACCTCTACTTCCTTACCAGACTCGTCAGTTAAGTAGAAAGGCAAATGATCCTCTTTGCTGGTCCCGATAAAGTTTAGGACACTCGTACCTTCCACGCCTTTATCCTGGTACACGGGATTGCCATTTTGTTCGCCTACCACATCTAATCCTGTCGTATCGAACTCGAAAGGCACCAGTTCGCCGTTTTGTTGTTCGATACGATAGTGCAGCAGAACTTTGGATTCTTCCGCATACACTTCCGTAAAATGAATGGTAATTCCTTGATCGGTTATTTTTTGATCGATCGGTATGGACAACCCTTCTGCCGCTGCTCGCTTAACCCCTTCATCCACCAAACTGTTCAAGTCTTTTGGTTTGTCTGCAAAATATGAAGTTCCATTTAAAGCCGCATATACGCCAGTCGGCAGTACAATAGCAGCAACCAATCCCATCATAACTAATCTTTTTTTCATCATCGTTACAGGCTCCTTTTTTTCGTGATAGCGATGAAAGGACTGCCTGACTCGCTGGTCTACTACATCAGGGATCCTAGTCTCGTCAATTTGTTTGGTGATCGACTGTTTTACGATTTTTTCGATAGACATGTTTGGAGTTCCTCCTCATTCCATTCGACGTCAATCCACTCTCGGATTCGCTTTAATGCCAGATGATTTCTCGATTTTGCTGTGCCCACTGGTATTTGCAGCAGTTCGGCAATC
This genomic stretch from Brevibacillus sp. DP1.3A harbors:
- a CDS encoding glycosyltransferase family 4 protein, which translates into the protein MNTHNVLIICYIFPPIGGGGVPRPLKMAKYLGEFGWNVHVLTVDPAYHATLDPSLLAQLPSDVTIHRAKEWQLLPNRGGQAASASANTTSIPSQPSFKAKVKKQVVNVLKKVKPFLLIPDDQILWMPNALKLGREIMRREKIDVIFSTSGPVTNHLVAKKLSREFGCKWVADFRDPWTQNMHTSGIEWRERMEERMEEAVMSQADAITTVTATFAYNFREKHQDRIKRMELIYNGFDQADFQGLAASHAAPNKFHAVYAGILYQKRNPRLLLQAIRELIDEKAIDRNDLLLSFAGVFDYPGYSENRDCVEALGLGDIVRVLGNLPHKEALGLMKGANALLLIGDVSADAGAYIPGKLYEYMGIGNPILALNKRGEATEIIEDFRLGQVADPEQKDEIKQAYLKLYQEWKAQGQTGSEERGADFAERVKPYERREQAKQLAQLMDELVK
- a CDS encoding cold-shock protein, with translation MERGRVKWFNSEKGFGFIERDGGDDVFVHFSAIQGEGYKSLDEGQEVEFDVENGQRGPQATNVRRL
- a CDS encoding M55 family metallopeptidase, which encodes MKLFLSVDMEGISGIVDTSYINPDSGVNYQRGRQFMTDDANAVIEAALESGVTEIVVADSHNTMNNILWEKLHPKARLLAGSPRDSSMMQGLDESFDAAMFIGYHTRQGIPGVLSHTMSGVVHNMYINGQVVGEFGFNAAIAGMHNVPVVMVSGDNLIAVEAQELIPGIQTAIVKEAVSRTAAICLSREEATAELKRKTANALRNRNNIQPFRTAVPVELAMEFSHAGQAEMAAIVPGTRYETATNTIYYNAANPQDMYKTMRAMLNLASGAEFF
- a CDS encoding DUF4179 domain-containing protein, coding for MSIEKIVKQSITKQIDETRIPDVVDQRVRQSFHRYHEKKEPVTMMKKRLVMMGLVAAIVLPTGVYAALNGTSYFADKPKDLNSLVDEGVKRAAAEGLSIPIDQKITDQGITIHFTEVYAEESKVLLHYRIEQQNGELVPFEFDTTGLDVVGEQNGNPVYQDKGVEGTSVLNFIGTSKEDHLPFYLTDESGKEVEVGIADHDKPEGVLAFLASGFKLPQPLTLNVDVNRIGKTAGNWKGQIIVDQSKAEEATKAAK
- a CDS encoding glycosyltransferase, whose amino-acid sequence is MSKLRVLHVIGGGEFGGAEQHILNLVTTFPVDEVDVAVVCFYDSLFASKLRESGIQVITLNQFGRFDLRLLQALRNAFSTFQPAIIHTHGIKANFFSRLAARGMKVPLLTTVHSSLRYDYTSSLAYAIVSIMEMSTRHWNRHYIAISGAIADILRGQGVRSADISVIYNGMDMKPYRQNHLRANDRNRLRAEWNIPEDAFLFGTAARFVPVKGLPILLDAFHTLMTDKKEAPYLVLIGDGSERAGLEAKVKELGLESRVRFAGFRQDIPACLHALDGFVHSSLYEGLGYTIIEAMASEVPVVASSVGGVKEFVFDGETGLIVEPGNPALLAQAMERLWTSPQLRETMVQNALNKVESTFTIQLMTEQIVALYRTLLK